From one Luteolibacter sp. SL250 genomic stretch:
- a CDS encoding acyltransferase family protein: MSPGNSEARKPAHLAYRPDIDGLRAVAVLVVVFYHAGLGCPGGFVGVDVFFVISGYLITALLMRDIRAGTFSFVTFWERRTRRIFPACAAVILVTLAAGLFLPLTADFVKLAKSALAQAAMAANFYFWPSDRYFAEGSFKPLLHMWSLAVEEQFYIFFPFGLWMLYRFRQAQRQIKLVWWLLAATLASLVLATLGVHRGHERSDFILSATFYLLPTRAWELLIGAVLAALPAACMASPRWVREVAAWAGLAGVLLPVHRYYGGMAFPGLAALLPCLGAAAIIWANTPNGASADWKLTIPGRLLALRPLVFIGLISYSLYLWHWPVLVFGNYGARDGTAASAGEAWIQVAVSMVLAVLSWRWIETPFRTKRIAGTRRGIFRLAGVATALLVMIAGAVVVSDGFPSRMDQHGRLNNAALGDKGFNEDLRAADVLEGRIPRFGVPDASLPPRILLWGDSHAMHAVGALDSFCREHGIVAEMIAQNATPPVMGASFGISKTYNYDGLAWADTAIGHIKSSGIKDVILAARWNIYTETPAEEDLLETSLQDTILHLSRMGCRVWVLQDVPDFRAVVPRLIGGSQGRFSWGPRGEWRQTRERHLRENRVLERLAARNLPATFLDPAQDLLEPDGIHYRATQDGVSLYFDGNHLTTRGTRLVLLPLLREKMGRAFSGDAAGPD; the protein is encoded by the coding sequence ATGAGTCCCGGGAATTCTGAAGCCCGGAAGCCCGCGCATCTAGCGTACCGGCCCGATATTGACGGGCTGCGGGCGGTGGCGGTGCTTGTCGTCGTGTTTTATCATGCGGGGCTTGGGTGCCCGGGCGGCTTTGTCGGTGTGGATGTCTTTTTCGTCATCTCCGGCTATCTGATCACCGCCTTGTTGATGAGGGATATCAGGGCGGGTACATTCTCGTTCGTCACATTCTGGGAGCGCCGGACGAGGCGGATCTTTCCGGCATGCGCCGCAGTGATTCTCGTCACCTTGGCTGCCGGCTTGTTCCTTCCTCTGACAGCCGATTTCGTCAAACTCGCCAAGTCGGCGCTCGCACAAGCGGCGATGGCGGCCAATTTCTATTTCTGGCCGTCTGACCGGTATTTCGCCGAGGGTTCTTTCAAGCCCTTGCTGCACATGTGGTCGCTGGCGGTGGAGGAGCAGTTCTACATCTTCTTTCCGTTCGGATTGTGGATGCTTTACCGGTTCAGGCAGGCGCAGCGGCAGATCAAACTGGTCTGGTGGTTGTTGGCGGCGACTTTGGCCAGTCTCGTTCTGGCGACGCTGGGGGTGCATCGTGGTCATGAGCGCTCGGACTTCATTCTCTCCGCCACATTCTACCTTCTGCCGACACGGGCCTGGGAACTGCTGATCGGCGCGGTGTTGGCGGCGTTGCCGGCGGCATGCATGGCATCGCCCCGATGGGTGAGGGAGGTGGCCGCTTGGGCAGGCCTGGCGGGCGTGCTGCTGCCCGTACATCGGTATTACGGAGGGATGGCCTTCCCCGGCCTTGCGGCGCTGCTGCCATGTTTGGGTGCGGCAGCCATCATTTGGGCGAATACCCCGAACGGTGCTTCGGCGGATTGGAAGCTGACAATCCCCGGGCGCTTGCTCGCGTTGCGGCCGCTGGTGTTCATCGGATTGATATCCTACTCGCTCTATCTGTGGCATTGGCCGGTGCTGGTGTTCGGGAATTATGGCGCCCGTGACGGCACCGCGGCATCAGCGGGTGAGGCCTGGATCCAGGTGGCTGTGTCCATGGTATTGGCCGTGTTGTCATGGCGCTGGATTGAAACCCCGTTCCGCACAAAGCGGATTGCTGGAACACGGCGGGGAATTTTCCGGCTGGCCGGGGTCGCCACGGCATTGCTTGTCATGATCGCCGGGGCGGTGGTGGTGTCGGACGGGTTCCCCTCCCGTATGGACCAGCATGGACGCCTGAACAACGCCGCCTTGGGCGACAAGGGCTTCAACGAGGATCTCCGGGCTGCGGATGTCCTGGAGGGAAGGATCCCCCGTTTCGGTGTCCCGGATGCTTCCCTTCCTCCCCGCATCCTGCTGTGGGGGGACAGCCATGCCATGCATGCGGTGGGTGCCCTCGATTCGTTTTGCCGTGAACATGGCATCGTCGCGGAAATGATCGCCCAGAACGCGACCCCGCCGGTGATGGGGGCGTCCTTCGGGATCAGCAAGACGTATAATTATGATGGTCTCGCATGGGCGGACACCGCCATCGGGCACATCAAATCTTCAGGGATCAAGGATGTCATTCTGGCTGCCAGGTGGAACATCTATACGGAAACCCCTGCGGAAGAGGACCTGCTGGAGACGTCCTTGCAGGATACCATCCTGCACCTGTCGCGGATGGGTTGCCGTGTCTGGGTTCTGCAGGACGTGCCGGATTTCCGCGCCGTGGTTCCACGCCTCATCGGTGGATCCCAAGGGCGGTTTTCATGGGGTCCCCGTGGAGAGTGGAGACAGACCAGGGAGCGGCACCTCCGGGAAAACAGGGTGCTCGAACGGCTGGCCGCACGTAACTTGCCCGCGACCTTTCTGGATCCCGCCCAGGATCTCCTGGAGCCGGATGGCATCCATTACAGGGCGACCCAGGATGGTGTATCGCTCTATTTCGATGGCAACCATCTGACCACCCGTGGCACGCGTCTGGTCCTCCTGCCGCTGCTGAGGGAGAAAATGGGGCGGGCGTTTTCCGGTGACGCGGCAGGCCCGGATTGA
- a CDS encoding FkbM family methyltransferase has product MANPLRSLARQASHRLNRHPRVKRRLRDAFLRLPPWMRGEQMIHDHLSRLGRKGPQTFLLIGANDGVTDDHLYPFVIRHGWKGTAVEPVPQYFHELQKHYNGWPVTCLNAAVHATAESLDFWFLEDTPEDPLPPYAKGVGSFERSQVESLMGEIPRLNERLRCMKVPCSPLGRMLGGADPKKVDVIIIDTEGYDAEVVRQIDFTAWNPNTVIFEHKLLPKAELAATLDLLRENGYQCDVGPTDVLAWR; this is encoded by the coding sequence ATGGCTAATCCCCTTCGTTCCCTGGCCCGCCAGGCCAGTCACCGGCTGAACCGGCATCCACGGGTGAAGCGGCGGCTGCGTGACGCTTTCCTGAGGCTGCCGCCATGGATGAGGGGGGAACAGATGATCCATGACCATCTTTCCCGTCTTGGCAGGAAGGGGCCGCAGACTTTTCTGCTCATTGGTGCGAATGATGGTGTTACCGACGATCATCTCTATCCATTTGTGATCCGGCATGGCTGGAAAGGCACCGCGGTGGAGCCCGTGCCACAGTATTTCCATGAATTGCAGAAGCACTACAATGGCTGGCCGGTGACTTGCCTCAATGCGGCGGTGCATGCCACCGCGGAAAGCCTCGACTTCTGGTTCCTGGAAGACACCCCTGAGGACCCTCTTCCTCCCTACGCCAAGGGAGTGGGATCATTCGAGCGCTCGCAGGTGGAATCGTTGATGGGTGAGATCCCGCGGTTGAATGAGCGGTTGCGCTGCATGAAGGTGCCCTGTTCCCCGCTGGGCCGGATGCTCGGCGGAGCCGATCCGAAGAAAGTGGATGTCATCATCATCGACACGGAAGGGTATGATGCGGAAGTCGTGCGGCAGATCGACTTCACCGCGTGGAACCCGAACACGGTGATCTTCGAACACAAGCTGCTGCCCAAGGCGGAACTGGCCGCCACCCTGGATCTTTTGCGGGAGAACGGCTACCAGTGTGATGTGGGCCCCACGGATGTGTTGGCTTGGCGTTGA
- the fusA gene encoding elongation factor G: MKDLSKYRNIGIFAHVDAGKTTTTERILKLTGKIHKIGEVHDGASTMDFMEQEAERGITIQSAATTCFWQGHQFNVIDTPGHVDFTIEVYRSLKVLDGGIGVFCGSGGVEPQSETNWRYANDSKVSRVIYVNKLDRIGADFYRVIGQVKRILGATPLVMVLPIGTESDFVGVVDLLTRKAHIWDDSGQPENFKIEDVPADMVDKVEEYRAALIETAVEQDDEVMEAYLEGTEPDIDTIKRCIRKGTIDLAFFPTYCGSSFKNKGLQLVLNAVVDFLPSPIEVKPLPEVDAEGNETGEFAVSDPSKPLRALAFKIMDDKFGALTFTRIYSGTIKKGDTILNSFTGKTERVSRMVEMHADDRNEIESAQAGDIVAIVGLKNVQTGHTLCDEKNPATLEPMVFPEPVISIAVAPKDKANAEKLATAIGKMVAEDPSFRVETDEETNEMILKGMGELHLDIKIDILKRTHKVEVAVGAPQVAYRETITKPVNDSYTHKKQSGGSGQFAKIDYTIEPGEPGTGFIFESKVVGGSIPKEFIPAVEKGFKTSVDKGPLAGYPCLDFKVILNEGGFHAVDSSNIAFEIAAKAAYRQTMPKAGPQILEPMMKLDVFTPEEKVGDVIGDLNRRRGMIQGQEPTPGGVRIKAEAPLSAMFGYIGDLRTMTSGRGQFSMEFSHYAPCPKNVSDDVIAKAKAREEALRK, encoded by the coding sequence ATGAAGGACCTCTCCAAATACCGCAACATCGGCATTTTCGCCCACGTGGACGCGGGCAAAACCACCACCACTGAACGGATTCTGAAGCTCACCGGCAAGATCCACAAGATCGGTGAGGTGCACGACGGTGCTTCCACGATGGACTTCATGGAGCAGGAAGCGGAGCGGGGCATCACCATCCAGTCCGCCGCCACCACCTGCTTCTGGCAGGGCCACCAGTTCAACGTGATCGACACCCCCGGCCACGTTGACTTCACCATCGAAGTCTATCGTTCCCTGAAGGTTCTGGACGGCGGCATCGGCGTGTTCTGCGGCTCGGGCGGCGTTGAGCCCCAGTCCGAAACCAACTGGCGCTACGCGAACGACTCGAAGGTCTCCCGTGTCATCTACGTCAACAAGCTCGACCGTATCGGCGCTGATTTCTACCGCGTCATCGGCCAGGTGAAGCGCATCCTGGGCGCCACCCCTCTGGTCATGGTCCTGCCGATCGGCACCGAGTCCGACTTCGTCGGCGTCGTGGACCTGCTCACCCGCAAGGCCCACATCTGGGACGATTCCGGCCAACCGGAGAACTTCAAGATCGAAGACGTGCCCGCCGACATGGTGGACAAGGTCGAGGAATACCGCGCCGCCCTCATCGAAACCGCCGTCGAGCAAGACGATGAAGTGATGGAAGCCTATCTGGAAGGCACCGAGCCGGACATCGACACCATCAAGCGCTGTATCCGCAAGGGCACCATCGACCTCGCGTTCTTCCCGACCTATTGCGGTTCCTCCTTCAAGAACAAGGGCCTGCAGCTCGTCCTCAACGCCGTCGTGGACTTCCTTCCTTCCCCGATCGAAGTGAAACCTCTCCCGGAAGTGGACGCCGAAGGCAACGAGACCGGCGAATTCGCCGTTTCCGATCCTTCCAAGCCGCTCCGCGCGCTGGCGTTCAAGATCATGGACGACAAGTTCGGCGCCCTGACCTTCACCCGGATCTACTCCGGCACCATCAAGAAGGGTGACACCATCCTCAACTCCTTCACCGGCAAGACCGAGCGCGTCAGCCGGATGGTGGAAATGCACGCGGATGACCGCAACGAAATCGAATCCGCCCAGGCAGGTGACATCGTCGCCATCGTCGGCCTCAAGAACGTGCAGACCGGTCACACCCTCTGCGACGAGAAGAACCCGGCCACCCTGGAGCCGATGGTGTTCCCTGAGCCCGTCATCTCCATCGCCGTTGCTCCGAAGGACAAGGCGAACGCCGAGAAGCTGGCGACCGCCATCGGCAAGATGGTCGCCGAGGACCCGTCCTTCCGCGTCGAAACCGACGAGGAAACCAACGAGATGATCCTCAAGGGCATGGGCGAGCTCCACCTCGACATCAAGATCGACATCCTCAAGCGGACCCACAAGGTCGAGGTTGCCGTCGGCGCCCCGCAGGTCGCCTACCGCGAAACCATCACCAAGCCGGTCAACGACAGCTACACCCACAAGAAGCAGTCCGGTGGTTCCGGCCAGTTCGCGAAGATCGACTACACCATCGAGCCCGGCGAGCCAGGCACCGGCTTCATCTTCGAATCGAAGGTGGTTGGCGGCAGCATCCCGAAAGAGTTCATCCCGGCCGTCGAAAAAGGCTTCAAGACCTCCGTCGACAAGGGACCGCTTGCGGGTTATCCTTGCTTGGACTTCAAGGTCATCCTCAACGAAGGTGGTTTCCACGCCGTTGACTCCAGCAACATCGCGTTCGAAATCGCTGCCAAGGCGGCCTACCGCCAGACCATGCCGAAGGCTGGCCCGCAGATCCTTGAGCCAATGATGAAACTCGACGTCTTCACTCCTGAAGAAAAAGTCGGTGACGTCATCGGCGACCTCAACCGCCGCCGCGGCATGATCCAAGGCCAGGAGCCGACCCCGGGTGGTGTCCGCATCAAGGCAGAGGCCCCGCTGTCCGCCATGTTCGGCTACATCGGTGACCTCCGCACCATGACCTCCGGCCGTGGCCAGTTCTCCATGGAGTTCAGCCACTACGCACCTTGCCCGAAAAACGTCTCCGACGACGTCATCGCCAAGGCCAAGGCCCGCGAGGAAGCGCTGCGCAAGTAA
- a CDS encoding glycosyltransferase has product MSGWLRSLKDEVRYAEWSREALGRCMQVRAHLARGPKRMAFLARAVSLCDREPAWRGIMKDLRSASTGADAGVWREALLERSRLPGIIRKQPLLTRSVILKEPRANGEKGVLLTYFEYNLARLLTLSKEDLAWLSAHYEILFAASWCPTDYALLGLAAESLPDGLWVQPANDRERDRITAVHPKIRCLPGLACDWVDPVFYQQAKPWGERRVDILMVANWGAFKRHWDFFGALTKLPPDWRIVLVGQNEGRNTAATIRNLAGEMGVPQELEIHESLPIDEVTALQCDSRISLVISRREGGCVAVVESLFAGCATAVRSDACIGSAAHINARTGMLLRPGRIAEDLSELMSRGPGLDSAAWAVENVSSQVTLEKIQAAIRTSAVGQGRPWTGDLAQPHWRPYPVLVNAEDRERLRPAYQELHERFPSVIPRDLLESSCR; this is encoded by the coding sequence ATGAGTGGGTGGTTGCGGTCTCTGAAGGACGAAGTGCGCTACGCGGAGTGGTCGCGTGAAGCGCTGGGCCGGTGCATGCAGGTCAGGGCGCATCTGGCACGCGGGCCGAAGCGGATGGCCTTTCTGGCGCGCGCAGTCAGCCTTTGTGACCGCGAGCCTGCATGGCGGGGCATCATGAAGGATCTCCGGTCCGCGTCAACCGGAGCGGATGCCGGCGTCTGGCGGGAAGCATTGCTGGAAAGATCCCGGTTGCCCGGCATCATCAGGAAACAACCCTTGCTGACGCGCAGCGTGATCCTCAAGGAGCCGCGGGCGAATGGGGAGAAGGGGGTGCTCCTGACGTATTTCGAGTACAATCTGGCCCGCCTGTTGACTCTGTCCAAGGAGGATCTGGCATGGCTGTCCGCGCACTATGAAATCCTCTTCGCCGCGAGTTGGTGCCCGACGGACTACGCTCTGCTGGGCCTGGCTGCGGAAAGTTTGCCGGATGGATTGTGGGTGCAACCGGCCAATGACCGTGAAAGGGACCGGATCACGGCGGTGCATCCGAAGATCCGCTGCTTGCCGGGACTGGCCTGTGACTGGGTGGATCCGGTGTTCTACCAACAGGCCAAACCATGGGGTGAACGGCGGGTGGATATCCTGATGGTGGCGAACTGGGGTGCGTTCAAGAGGCACTGGGATTTCTTCGGCGCATTGACGAAGCTTCCCCCTGATTGGCGCATCGTGCTGGTGGGTCAGAACGAGGGAAGGAATACCGCTGCCACCATCCGGAACCTGGCCGGTGAGATGGGGGTGCCCCAGGAGCTGGAGATTCATGAATCGCTCCCGATCGATGAAGTGACGGCCCTTCAGTGTGATTCGAGGATTTCCCTGGTGATCAGCCGGCGCGAAGGTGGCTGTGTGGCGGTGGTTGAGTCATTGTTCGCGGGTTGCGCGACCGCAGTGCGCTCGGATGCCTGCATCGGATCCGCCGCACATATCAACGCGCGCACGGGCATGCTGCTGCGTCCGGGGAGGATTGCGGAAGATCTGTCCGAGCTGATGAGCCGAGGGCCGGGGCTGGATTCGGCCGCTTGGGCGGTGGAGAATGTCTCCAGCCAGGTCACACTGGAGAAGATCCAGGCTGCCATCAGGACATCTGCCGTCGGCCAGGGCCGACCATGGACGGGTGATCTGGCCCAGCCGCACTGGCGGCCGTATCCCGTCCTCGTAAATGCTGAGGACCGGGAGCGTCTGCGGCCGGCCTATCAGGAACTTCATGAAAGATTTCCATCCGTCATTCCAAGGGATCTCTTGGAAAGCAGTTGCCGGTGA
- a CDS encoding beta-ketoacyl-ACP synthase III — protein MSEASSAIEVCIAGTGSYVPEKVLTNDELSKIVDTTDEWIFTRTGIKERRVAAEGEFTSHMATKAAERALEQAGLAAADIELIIVATITPDTFTPATACYVQQNLGAHRAVAFDISAACSGFLYAMKLSKRLISDGAFKNALIIGAEKLSAFVNWEDRTTCVLFGDGAGAAVLRRAEPGEGSIIATEMGTDGNLTHLLNIPGGGSACPITPANAGLHLATLAMQGKEVFKHAVNRMKEAAEKVIERAGLQSEDIACVIPHQANLRIIDAIADRLTVPNERVFVNLHKYGNTSAAAVAIALDEANREGKFKRGEHIVLVVFGAGLTWAAAAVRW, from the coding sequence ATGAGTGAAGCGTCGTCCGCCATCGAAGTCTGCATCGCCGGCACCGGCAGTTACGTCCCGGAGAAGGTTCTGACCAACGATGAGCTTTCGAAAATCGTCGATACCACGGATGAGTGGATCTTTACCCGCACCGGCATCAAGGAACGGCGGGTCGCCGCGGAAGGCGAGTTCACCTCCCACATGGCCACGAAGGCCGCCGAACGCGCCCTGGAGCAGGCAGGCCTGGCGGCTGCCGACATCGAACTGATCATCGTCGCCACCATCACCCCGGACACCTTCACCCCTGCGACCGCGTGCTACGTCCAGCAGAACCTGGGCGCCCACCGGGCCGTCGCCTTTGACATTTCCGCCGCTTGCTCCGGCTTCCTTTACGCGATGAAGCTCTCCAAGCGGCTGATCTCGGACGGCGCGTTCAAGAACGCCCTCATCATCGGCGCGGAAAAGCTCTCCGCCTTCGTGAACTGGGAGGACCGCACGACCTGCGTTCTCTTCGGTGACGGGGCGGGCGCCGCCGTCCTCCGCCGTGCGGAGCCGGGCGAAGGTTCCATCATCGCCACGGAAATGGGCACGGATGGAAATCTCACCCACCTCCTCAACATCCCCGGCGGTGGCTCCGCCTGCCCCATCACGCCGGCCAATGCGGGGCTCCACCTCGCCACTCTGGCGATGCAGGGCAAGGAAGTCTTCAAGCACGCGGTCAACCGCATGAAAGAAGCCGCGGAAAAGGTGATCGAGCGCGCCGGCCTCCAATCGGAGGACATCGCGTGCGTCATCCCCCACCAGGCGAACCTCCGTATCATCGACGCCATCGCGGACCGGCTTACGGTGCCGAACGAGCGCGTTTTCGTGAACCTCCACAAATACGGCAACACCTCCGCCGCCGCGGTGGCCATCGCACTCGATGAAGCGAACCGCGAAGGGAAATTCAAGCGCGGGGAGCACATCGTGCTGGTGGTCTTCGGCGCGGGCCTGACCTGGGCCGCCGCCGCCGTCCGTTGGTAA
- a CDS encoding class I SAM-dependent methyltransferase, with protein MQCGHYRGRAVHALFMNKSLGSLLLPDSFHERMQVERWHVHEFIRKEAMPLMKPGIKVLDAGSGREQEQYLRKELLATGATLHTCDFCEGPGVDFVADVSDLPFEAASYDIVLSTQVLEHVMDPQKVVSEMARVLKPGGKLFLTTPQSSPLHNLPWNFFNFTNLGLRLLFDTAGLKVVKEQAQGGHFTLLAYQLHWTLNVLRGLSLPGVLKKPLILFWQACFGFLFKVILIRLDRCDPDPLNTQGWNFLGEKPESGNPA; from the coding sequence ATGCAATGCGGCCACTATAGGGGTCGAGCCGTCCACGCTTTATTCATGAACAAATCTTTGGGTTCTCTTCTTCTGCCGGATTCGTTTCACGAACGCATGCAGGTTGAGCGCTGGCACGTCCATGAATTCATCCGCAAGGAGGCGATGCCATTGATGAAGCCCGGGATCAAGGTGCTCGATGCCGGATCCGGACGGGAGCAGGAGCAATATCTGCGCAAGGAACTGCTGGCGACCGGAGCCACCCTGCATACATGCGACTTCTGCGAAGGACCCGGAGTGGACTTTGTCGCGGATGTGTCCGATCTGCCTTTCGAGGCCGCCAGTTATGACATCGTACTGTCCACCCAGGTGTTGGAACATGTCATGGATCCGCAGAAGGTGGTCAGCGAGATGGCGCGGGTTCTGAAACCGGGAGGAAAGCTGTTCCTGACCACGCCGCAGTCGTCACCTCTGCACAATCTGCCCTGGAACTTTTTCAACTTCACCAATCTGGGGCTTCGGTTGTTGTTTGACACTGCGGGATTGAAGGTCGTCAAGGAGCAGGCGCAAGGCGGGCATTTCACGCTGTTGGCCTATCAGCTTCATTGGACGTTGAACGTCCTCAGGGGGTTGTCATTGCCCGGGGTGTTGAAGAAGCCGCTGATCCTTTTCTGGCAGGCCTGCTTCGGCTTTCTTTTCAAGGTGATCCTGATCCGGCTGGATCGCTGTGACCCGGACCCTCTGAACACCCAGGGTTGGAATTTCCTCGGAGAGAAACCCGAATCCGGGAATCCGGCATGA
- the pabB gene encoding aminodeoxychorismate synthase component I, translating into MDRLRRLDGLPPVEVARRLRHLPGMVFFDSAGHMPFGGRRTISVIAARPLRILKGSIHSPQDRQILEKAHAAGTGFARDYGFPLGGLCGWVDYEGRFVFGEYREMLVHCHDDDSWWETGGLSSELRDEGRVEDAPVIGNFAALTGRERFIGGVQRVKEWIAAGDIYQVNLSQAFRAEISGGSLFDLYGSLREASPAPMAAWLSLDGREVLSSSPETFLKISGRGIETQPIKGTRPRFPDPDEDRRSAYELQTSAKEISELVMITDLLRNDLGQVCGFGSVSVSGMLRLETLAQVHHLVSTVEGTLRPEISAVGALAACFPGGSITGAPKKRAMEIIRELEDAPRGIYCGAIGWLGFNGESSFNIAIRTLIRDGNQLTYQVGAGIVADSDPEKEYEETLHKAAGIRLAVQRWQSLHPDG; encoded by the coding sequence TTGGACCGCCTGCGGCGCCTCGACGGACTTCCGCCGGTGGAGGTCGCCCGGCGGCTGCGCCATCTGCCCGGCATGGTCTTTTTCGACTCCGCGGGCCACATGCCCTTTGGCGGCAGGCGGACGATCTCGGTCATCGCCGCCCGGCCGCTCAGGATCCTCAAGGGCAGCATCCATTCTCCGCAGGACCGGCAGATCCTGGAAAAGGCCCACGCCGCTGGCACCGGCTTCGCGCGGGACTACGGCTTCCCGCTCGGCGGGCTGTGCGGGTGGGTGGACTATGAAGGGCGGTTCGTTTTCGGGGAGTACCGGGAAATGCTGGTCCACTGCCACGATGACGACAGTTGGTGGGAAACCGGCGGCCTGTCGTCCGAGCTCCGCGATGAAGGAAGGGTGGAAGACGCACCCGTGATCGGAAATTTCGCTGCCCTCACCGGCAGGGAGCGTTTCATCGGGGGGGTGCAGCGGGTGAAGGAATGGATCGCGGCGGGGGACATCTATCAGGTGAATCTTTCCCAAGCGTTCAGGGCGGAGATTTCCGGCGGCTCGCTGTTCGATCTCTATGGATCACTGCGGGAGGCCTCCCCCGCGCCCATGGCCGCCTGGCTCTCGCTGGACGGGAGGGAGGTGCTCAGCTCCTCGCCGGAGACCTTCCTGAAGATCTCCGGGCGTGGGATCGAGACCCAGCCCATCAAAGGCACGCGCCCCCGCTTCCCGGATCCGGACGAGGACCGGCGCTCCGCCTACGAACTGCAGACCTCCGCCAAGGAGATCTCGGAGCTGGTCATGATCACCGACCTGCTGCGGAACGATCTGGGGCAGGTCTGCGGATTCGGCAGCGTGTCGGTTTCCGGGATGCTGCGCCTGGAAACCCTGGCCCAGGTCCACCACCTCGTCTCCACCGTGGAGGGCACCCTCCGCCCGGAAATCTCCGCCGTCGGAGCGCTGGCCGCCTGCTTCCCGGGAGGGAGCATCACCGGCGCCCCGAAAAAGCGCGCCATGGAGATCATCCGCGAGCTGGAGGACGCACCCCGTGGCATCTACTGTGGTGCCATCGGCTGGCTGGGCTTCAACGGGGAAAGTTCCTTCAACATCGCCATCCGCACGCTCATCCGCGACGGAAACCAACTGACCTATCAGGTGGGGGCCGGCATCGTGGCGGATTCCGATCCGGAAAAGGAGTACGAGGAAACGCTCCACAAGGCCGCCGGCATCCGATTGGCGGTCCAGCGTTGGCAAAGCTTGCACCCGGACGGCTGA